In the genome of Desulfovibrio desulfuricans, one region contains:
- a CDS encoding DNA alkylation repair protein, with protein sequence MSVSSARLALLNGGVVASGNLAEGLAVDFAALMAVALPQADVAALDKMRAAAALGVSKRMLLAGEIVLDAVGRQGLTALAGHASDTVRGWVCYALAHDYERHAAAKPLELLLEAVRPLADDAHFGVREWAWLAVRPHIARQPKLAISLLAGWTADPSERVRRFACESTRPRGVWCAHMSILKENPELGLPVLEPLKADPSVYVQDSVGNWLNDAAKSQPQWVRALCAAWLGQDAGKPTAHICKKALRSLAKK encoded by the coding sequence ATGTCCGTATCTTCTGCGCGTCTTGCCTTGCTGAACGGCGGGGTGGTCGCATCTGGCAATCTGGCCGAGGGGCTGGCGGTGGACTTTGCCGCCTTGATGGCTGTGGCGCTGCCGCAGGCCGACGTAGCCGCGCTAGATAAAATGCGCGCTGCTGCGGCGCTTGGCGTGTCAAAACGTATGCTGCTGGCTGGCGAGATTGTGCTTGATGCCGTGGGGCGGCAGGGGCTGACGGCCCTTGCCGGGCATGCCTCTGATACTGTCAGGGGGTGGGTGTGTTATGCGCTGGCGCACGATTACGAGCGCCACGCTGCCGCCAAGCCGCTAGAGCTGTTGCTGGAGGCTGTGCGCCCCCTGGCGGACGATGCGCATTTTGGCGTGCGCGAGTGGGCGTGGCTGGCCGTGCGGCCCCACATTGCCCGGCAGCCGAAGCTGGCCATCAGCCTGCTTGCGGGCTGGACGGCCGATCCCTCCGAGCGGGTGCGCCGCTTTGCCTGTGAAAGCACGCGGCCGCGCGGGGTGTGGTGCGCGCACATGAGCATTCTTAAAGAAAACCCGGAGCTGGGGTTGCCCGTGCTTGAGCCGCTCAAGGCTGACCCCTCGGTCTACGTGCAGGACAGCGTAGGCAACTGGCTGAACGACGCCGCCAAATCCCAGCCGCAGTGGGTACGCGCCCTCTGCGCCGCCTGGCTTGGTCAGGATGCGGGCAAGCCCACTGCCCATATCTGCAAAAAGGCACTGCGCAGTCTGGCAAAAAAATAA
- a CDS encoding aminopeptidase translates to MEKSLAYKPKNIWDDADAKTRKEMEALAQRYIEFLTRCKTERETVEYVRQRLAENGYAEDFGGDRVMRPLRGKAIFAARKGALPLSQGLSLLAAHADTPRLDFKQRPIVEQPGVAQAKTHYYGGIRKYQWLARPLALHGVIVRENGETLAVTIGEKPGEPVFCIADLLPHLAQKQVTQPVSEAFEAEKLNIILAHSTPKASKTSKDDAPKDPVKTQLLELLHKKYGICEEDFITAELQAVPAGPARFVGFDKAMIGGYGQDDRICVFTALEALLEAEATGRSMAVMFWDKEEIGSDGATGAASRFMQYCIEDLARAWEKNVPSSHVLLETRALSADVSAALDPDYQDLHEKQNAALLGYGPVFSKFTGSRGKYGASEADAEFFGVLRGLFNGKGIAWQAAELGKVDHGGGGTVALFLAAYGMQVIDLGPAILSMHSPFELSSSADLFATKQAFRAFLEAQI, encoded by the coding sequence ATGGAAAAGTCGCTTGCCTACAAACCCAAAAACATCTGGGACGACGCCGACGCCAAGACCCGCAAGGAAATGGAAGCTCTCGCCCAGCGCTACATTGAATTTCTTACCCGCTGCAAAACAGAACGCGAAACCGTGGAATACGTGCGCCAGCGTCTTGCCGAAAACGGCTATGCAGAAGACTTTGGCGGCGACAGGGTCATGCGGCCCCTGCGCGGCAAGGCCATATTTGCCGCCCGCAAGGGCGCGCTGCCGCTGAGCCAGGGGCTGTCGCTGCTGGCGGCCCATGCCGATACGCCGCGCCTTGACTTCAAGCAGCGCCCCATTGTGGAGCAGCCGGGCGTGGCGCAGGCCAAAACCCACTATTACGGCGGCATCCGCAAATATCAGTGGCTGGCGCGCCCCTTGGCCCTGCACGGAGTCATTGTGCGCGAAAACGGCGAAACCCTGGCCGTAACCATTGGCGAAAAGCCGGGCGAACCCGTGTTCTGCATTGCAGATCTTTTGCCCCACCTGGCGCAGAAGCAGGTCACGCAGCCCGTAAGCGAAGCATTTGAGGCCGAAAAACTCAATATCATCCTGGCCCACAGCACCCCAAAGGCGAGCAAAACAAGTAAGGACGACGCCCCCAAGGATCCGGTCAAGACACAGCTGCTCGAGCTGCTGCACAAAAAATACGGTATCTGCGAAGAAGACTTTATCACCGCCGAGCTTCAGGCCGTGCCCGCTGGCCCGGCCCGCTTTGTAGGCTTTGACAAGGCCATGATCGGCGGCTACGGGCAGGACGACCGCATCTGCGTGTTTACCGCGCTGGAGGCCCTGCTGGAGGCCGAAGCCACCGGGCGCAGCATGGCAGTCATGTTCTGGGACAAGGAGGAGATCGGCTCGGACGGCGCGACGGGCGCGGCCTCGCGCTTTATGCAATACTGCATCGAAGACCTTGCCCGCGCGTGGGAAAAAAACGTTCCGTCCTCACACGTGCTGCTTGAAACCCGCGCCCTTTCCGCCGACGTTTCCGCAGCCCTGGACCCCGACTATCAGGATTTGCACGAAAAACAGAATGCCGCCCTGCTGGGCTACGGGCCAGTGTTTTCCAAGTTTACCGGCTCGCGGGGCAAGTACGGCGCCAGCGAGGCCGATGCGGAGTTTTTTGGTGTTCTGCGCGGGCTTTTCAACGGCAAGGGCATTGCCTGGCAGGCGGCGGAACTCGGCAAGGTCGACCATGGCGGCGGCGGCACAGTGGCCCTGTTTCTGGCCGCATACGGCATGCAGGTCATCGACCTTGGGCCTGCCATACTGTCCATGCACAGCCCCTTTGAACTGTCCAGCAGCGCCGACCTGTTCGCCACCAAGCAGGCCTTTCGCGCGTTTCTCGAAGCACAGATATAG
- a CDS encoding MltA domain-containing protein: protein MHETAPCYAFSGHYRNELVQRTGGMLRLLLLLALSMALFACAKQAPPPSVVERNLPPVGFETPEFFVSNLVPAGQDLTSWKDMGPSVRKSLRYVNSKPKDAIAVQRPGLTVTWGDLARTLERLQELLPRLDKEPELLLANFRWAEVTGGINYSGYYEPAVRASRTRKPGYTQAIYGLPPDLNKVIAKRGQYYDRRTIEEKQVLAGKGLELAWAADPVDVFFLEIQGSGRLIFDDGTQAYVNYAGQNGHKYKSSGRIMREKGLLRQGDIFEQREWFKNNPGRVREILNDNPSYVFFKYGMRGPTGAMGYQVDDWLTLATDRGFIPLGSIVAYGVNVPDETRGKLPLRGIGFAQDVGGAIKRNRIDIFCGGDDRANYVASHLDAKGPAWVLLVR from the coding sequence ATGCACGAAACGGCTCCTTGTTATGCGTTTTCCGGGCATTATCGCAACGAACTTGTACAACGTACCGGCGGCATGTTGCGCCTGCTGTTGCTGCTGGCGCTCAGTATGGCGCTGTTTGCCTGCGCCAAGCAGGCTCCGCCGCCGTCGGTGGTGGAAAGAAACCTGCCGCCGGTGGGGTTTGAAACTCCGGAATTTTTTGTGAGCAACCTTGTCCCCGCCGGTCAGGATCTGACAAGCTGGAAGGATATGGGCCCCAGTGTGCGCAAGTCGCTACGCTACGTCAACAGCAAGCCCAAGGATGCCATAGCCGTGCAGCGCCCCGGCCTCACGGTCACCTGGGGCGATCTTGCGCGTACGCTTGAGCGCCTGCAGGAGCTCTTGCCCCGCCTCGACAAAGAGCCCGAGCTGCTGCTGGCCAACTTTCGCTGGGCGGAGGTGACGGGCGGCATCAACTACTCGGGGTATTACGAGCCTGCGGTGCGGGCCAGCCGTACGCGCAAGCCGGGCTATACCCAGGCTATCTACGGGCTGCCCCCGGACCTGAACAAGGTTATTGCCAAGCGCGGGCAGTATTATGACCGGCGCACCATTGAAGAAAAGCAGGTGCTTGCGGGCAAGGGGCTTGAACTGGCCTGGGCCGCCGACCCCGTTGACGTGTTTTTTCTCGAGATTCAGGGCTCTGGCCGGCTGATTTTTGACGACGGCACCCAGGCCTATGTCAACTACGCCGGGCAGAACGGCCACAAGTACAAAAGTTCTGGCCGCATCATGCGTGAAAAGGGCCTGCTGAGGCAGGGCGATATTTTTGAACAGCGCGAGTGGTTCAAAAACAACCCAGGGCGCGTGCGCGAAATTCTCAACGATAATCCTAGCTACGTCTTCTTTAAATACGGCATGCGCGGCCCCACGGGGGCCATGGGCTATCAGGTGGACGACTGGCTGACCCTGGCCACGGACAGGGGCTTTATCCCCCTTGGTTCCATAGTGGCCTACGGCGTTAACGTGCCCGACGAGACCAGGGGCAAGCTGCCGTTGCGCGGCATCGGTTTTGCCCAGGACGTGGGCGGTGCCATCAAGCGCAACCGCATTGATATCTTTTGCGGCGGAGACGACCGCGCCAACTATGTGGCCAGCCATCTTGACGCCAAAGGGCCTGCCTGGGTGCTGCTGGTGCGCTGA
- a CDS encoding helix-turn-helix domain-containing protein — translation MGLPDIWPAHKHAPSTRSPLPVSSFEHVENRRAFARLQRTGEAVHMSGKVFEYMAIMDRIKTVTQCRTQQELAQFFDVSQSCISDSKKRLAIPSKWLLSLLKKKGINPEWVQKGIGPKFLLPYDEDRGAVCSIYARTPDKCPLQHIVADIGKLVSRAEGMGRSA, via the coding sequence ATGGGTTTGCCAGATATCTGGCCTGCGCATAAACACGCTCCGAGCACCCGCTCGCCGCTCCCGGTTTCTTCGTTTGAACACGTTGAAAATCGCCGGGCGTTTGCACGCCTACAGCGTACAGGGGAGGCTGTTCACATGAGTGGAAAGGTTTTTGAGTATATGGCAATTATGGACCGCATCAAAACGGTCACGCAGTGCAGAACGCAGCAGGAACTCGCGCAGTTCTTTGATGTGTCGCAATCCTGCATCTCGGATTCCAAAAAACGGCTGGCTATCCCTTCAAAATGGCTGCTCAGCCTGCTGAAAAAAAAGGGCATCAATCCCGAATGGGTGCAGAAGGGCATAGGGCCCAAATTCCTTTTGCCCTATGATGAAGATCGGGGCGCTGTGTGCAGCATTTATGCAAGAACGCCGGACAAATGCCCGTTGCAGCATATTGTTGCTGATATCGGCAAGCTGGTTTCGCGGGCTGAGGGCATGGGGCGTAGCGCCTAG